One stretch of Gouania willdenowi chromosome 16, fGouWil2.1, whole genome shotgun sequence DNA includes these proteins:
- the crabp2a gene encoding cellular retinoic acid-binding protein 2a, with the protein MERKIPDFSGTWEMKSSENFEELLKILGVNVMLRMIAVKAASKPLVEITQDGETLSIKTSTTVRTTHITFTVGQEFNESTVDGRPCMSFPRWETDSKISCVQTLQKGDGPKTSWTREITSDGKLILTMRADDVICTRIYERQ; encoded by the exons ATGGAGCGTAAAATCCCAGATTTCTCCGGCACTTGGGAGATGAAGAGCTCTGAAAACTTTGAAGAACTCTTGAAAATTTTAG gtgTGAACGTGATGCTGCGCATGATTGCAGTGAAAGCTGCATCAAAGCCTCTGGTAGAAATCACACAGGATGGAGAGACACTGTCTATCAAAACCTCCACCACAGTGCGAACCACCCACATCACCTTCACCGTGGGGCAGGAGTTCAATGAGAGTACAGTGGACGGGCGACCCTGCATG AGTTTTCCACGCTGGGAAACAGACAGCAAAATAAGCTGTGTGCAGACATTGCAGAAAGGAGACGGACCCAAGACTTCCTGGACCCGTGAGATCACCAGTGATGGCAAACTGATCCtg ACCATGAGAGCAGACGATGTGATATGCACCCGAATCTACGAACGACAATGA